cccttcttcagaactagcagatattataaATGTAAAAGTATAAATAGTCCCAGACCTAATTATAATACTGTAGTAACAAATGCCATGGTATTAGTGGGTCATAAATATCAGTGGTATTTAAGATAGCAAATAACTTGGGGTTGTATTGCACAACATAACTTTCTGTCAATCACATATCAGTAACTTTATTTGCTTTTATGGCACAAAACCTGATACAATATACATTTAATGATATCACTGTACAAGGATCCAAGGCATATGTGAATATTTTATTTTTCTTAATGGTTTATTATTCTATGAATCACTGCCCTGACAGTAACAACTGAACTATAAACTTTGTGGTAATTAATGTGTACAAGCTAGCTAATAACCAGGCAGGCTAATGCAAAACATAACCTCCCATGTATTTACTCTGTGGGTTTTATTAGGATCATAATTTTAAATATAGTGAAAGTTCATCAAGTGTATCTTTGTACATTTTAGGTTTGTTGAAACTCCTTTGATAACTTCGCACTAATCAAAAGCAGACAGCATCTGGCACATTCCCAAATACTGCCAACTATATAATTTCGTTGAACAGTTTCCCATGCTGCATGCGATTGTCAGTTGCTAATGCATTTCTCAGGCGCTGCCAGAAAAGGGGTTGAGCCAGAGGGTTGCAGGGCCACTCCAGGACTGAGTTTCTGCACAGTCTCTTTCTAAGCTTGAGGTACTTGGAGCGCTGCAAAACTTTCTCCAGCAAAACCAAAATGATCACGTCAACCTTCTCATCCAGTAACCGCTGGTGCGCCATGTAGAAAGCAGTTCTAAAATTCCCAGTGGTTACATAGAAATTGGTGAGGACAAAAATAGTCTTCCTGCTATGGTGTATGCTCTGCGAGAGATTATCCATCACCAGTTGGCCTGGCATCCAGTCTCTTTCTTCTAAGCACAGGCAGAATCGTCGTTCTCCTCTTTCTTCTAAATTAGTTATCAGTTCTTTCAGGATCCAGTCTGCCACTAATGAATCCTTGGTGTCATAGGCAACAAATGCACCATAGGTGGCTTTATCTGTGGCTATTGGCCGGTACCCTTTGAACTTTGCAATGCAGTAGTGATAACTGTACCAAACATCCCAGGAGAACAAATGGCCGGTGATGGAGATAAGCAGCAGCGAGAGGATGATGGCGGCAGTGACTGTGTACAGGGTAACGCCGAGGTAGTCCTGCTCACAGGAATGCAGGTCTACCAGGATGACACTCTGGCCCCGGTGGGCTTTAGGGGAGGCACAGGTAACATCAGTAGTCAGTCGGGGGATGTTGATTGTGGTCCTGTTAATCCACCACAGGAACCACACAGCGTCGCAAGTGCAGAGGAAGTGGTTCCCGTTTAACAGCAGCACCTCCAGGTGGTGCAGGGAGCTCTCCGGGAAACTGGTGGTCTCAATGATCCTCAGCCTGTTGTAGCTCAGGTCCAGGTAGCGCAGGAAGGTGGCATCCTGGAGGAAGTACTTGCTCAGCTTGGCGATCTTGTTCCTGGTGAGGATGAACTTGCGCAGGGTGCGGGTGCAGTTGGCCAGCACACGGGGCACGGTGGTCAGCTCGTTACTGCCCAGGTCCAGCATCTCCACTGAGGCCAGCAGGTACAGCTTGCCCCAGTTGAAGCTCGTGAGCTGGTTCCCAGCCAGCAGCAGCTCTCGGAGCCTTGGGGGAAGGTGCTCGAAGACCTCCGGCAGGATGAAGCTGAGGCGGTTGCCCGAGAGGTCGAGACGGGTCAGGTTGTGGAGGTTCTTGAAGAACTTGATGTACATGTCATTGCCGTCTCTCCACATGTAATCCAGGCGGTTTCCTCGGAATTCCAAGACATTGAGGGATTTGCTGTTCAGTATAGTGTCTGCTGAGGAGTGAATGTCATTCCCGTTCATGATAAGTTTGGAGAGAGCCGTCAGGTTCTGGATGAAATCTAACTTGTGGGTCAAACCTTCCATTTCGAAGTAGTGGTTATTGTTACTGAGGTCCAGAATCTGCAGTTCTCTCAGTTCCTGGAAAGCAGACTCATAAAGCAAATCGATGCGATTATTTGATAGATCCAAATACTGCAGCTGGGGGAGGTGTTGGAATTCACTGCCATTGAGTGTCTGGCTGACAGCATTGCCGGACAAATTCAGGCACCTCAAGAAGGAGAGGTTCTGGAACTGGCTGGGACTGATGAAGAAGATGTTGTTTCTGCTCAAGTCTAAGGTTGAGCCATGGCGGCTGCACTCGGTTTTGTGGACAGGTGAGAAGGGAGAATTCTCCTTGGACTTGAATTTGCAGCTGCGGCCAAATTCGTCGTAGCGGAAGTAATGCATCTGGTCTAGAGACCCAGAAAAGTCACTGGCACCCTGCGGATGACCATTTGCCCCGCACCAACCACTGAACGAgtcggaggaagagggggagatttTATTTTCTGACAGGTTGATCACCTCCAGAGCCCGGAACTTGGTGAACATCTGAAAATCAGCCGCTTTGATAAAGTTGGTGCCAAGGTCCAGAAGTCTGAGGTTCCTGAGCTTCAACAGTGGCTCCAGATTCTTCTCCCTCAGGTCTTTGAAAACATATCCCCTGATTCTTAAACTTTGAAGAGACTCCAACTTGGAAAAATTGTTGGACAAGTTCAGATACGTCGGGTACAACTTTAGTTCATAGTTAAAGGACAGGTCTATTTCCTCCAGTTTGATCAGATACTTTAAAAATTTGGCGGTGGCTATTTCCTTCAGCAAGAAATTCTGTGACAGGTCCAGAATTTTGAGAGTGGTAGTGTTCCTGAACCAGGAGCTGGGCACTGCCGTCAGAGAGTTACTATGGAGGCGCAGAATCTTTAAATTGTTTAGTCGTAGAAAAGCATTGGGAGGTATCTGGATGTAACCCGGGGAAGGGCAGGGTTGGCAAGGGAACGGGGCATTGTAACAGCGGGGGCAATTTCCACTCAAGTCCAGAATTTCCAGCTCAGCCAGGTCAAGGAAATCATCTTCCTTGATCTTCTTGATCACATTATTGTACAGCAAAAGCTGCTTCAAGCTGGGCGGTAGTTTCCGAGGGACATGGGTCAAGTTATTGCCTTTGAGGGACAGGATAGTGAGGCGGTTAAGGATGAAGAAAGTGTCTGGCTCGATTTGGTACGTAGTGTTGCAGGGATTGCGATAGTAGCAGTTCTGGCCAAGGTAGATGGTCTCCAGGTTTGTCAGCTGAGAAAGGTTTTCTTTGGCGAGAATGAAAATGCTGTTGGCTTCCAAGCTCAATGAGGTCAGAGTGGGGGGCAAACCCAATGGGATTTCACTGAGCTGGTTCCCGTCCAAGTAGAGCGATTTCAGGGCTGGTAAGGAGGAGAAGGCTCCCCTATGGACCCTTAAAGGCTTGGTGCACACTCGGTCTTTGGGACCCAGTCTGACAGGCACGCAGTTACATCTCAGGTCAATCTCAGTGAGGTTATTCAGCCCAGAAAACGACCTGCTGTTGACTTCTGGGATGTGATTGATCGTCAAGGTGATGTTGGTGGCGTTGGAAGGAAAGCCGGTTGGCACCTTATGCAGTTCACGTTCACTGCAGTCCACAATGACCGCAGGGCCACTCTTGGTCACATTACATGGGAGACTTCTTGGATACCATCTGTTCGCCGTTGATTTCGAAACTGAGGTAAATAGAAAGAGGACGTGAAGCAGCAGGACAGATGCACTGTTTACAACTACCTAAAATAGAAAGAAGATAGTGATTTCAGCAACAGGTTCATTTTACAGTTTCTACAAAATGTCAGGGTAAGTGAAAGGACAGTTTTGACTAGATGAGAGCTGCTGTAAAGCCCCCTCCTCCCCGCACAGCCCACCACAGGCCAGTTTAATTCAGTCTCACAAATAGTTCATTATTTTACATCAGGACAGTCAAAGAATCAGCCACATACATTAACTGGAATATATAAAGAGGCACGACCTAATGGCACATTTTAGCACAGTTTTGCCATGTGCCAAAACGGTATCAGAGGAACCAATAAACTACATTAATTGACTCACCTCACCCTCTGGAACTTTAAATGATAGATACACTCTGAGAAATTTGAGGTTGGGAGCTTTGATTAGGAGTAATATTTTGGATGGTTGCACCACATGTGCCATTTTCTCATATGCAGCATTCAGAGTGGTAATGATTTGCTAATCCTGTGGGCATTTTATGAAAGTAGCAGCATGAGGCACTATTGATACTAGACTTCCACTTTCAATATTTGcactggtgtgatgttaggggcaaTTGGAAAGCATCATCAACACCACTCAGCACTTAATTTTATTTTGAAAATGTCAATGACTAGGGATCAACATTTAAAGATGcatatttaaaaagggtgcgagggataggtcaaataacttaagtcagtctgatctcggtgatgggtaaattgttagaatctattctaagggacaggatataCTGCCACTTTGATAATTGAGGATTGAtaagggcagtgcagtggatgtggtctacatggattttagtaaggcatttgacaaggtcccatgtggtagactggtcagtaaaatgaaagcccttgggatacaggggaatgtggctggttggatccagaattgactcagcaacaggaaacaaagggtagtagtcgacggatgtttttgtgaatggaaagctgtttccagtggcatctacagggctcagtgttgggtcccttgctgtttgtggtatatattaatgatccagacttaaatgtgggaggcatgattgggaaatttgctgatgacacaaaaattggctgtgtagttgatagtgaagaggatagccatagactccagaaagatatcaatggtttggttgagtgggcgaaaaagtggcaaatggaattcaatccagataagtgagaggtaatgcatttggggagggcaaataaagcgagggaatacacaataaatggggggaggatattgagagggatagaagaagtgagagatcttggagtgcgtgCCCACAGGTCCTTGAGGgcggcaggataggtagatagagtggggaagagggcatatggaatgctttcctttgctggccgaggtatagaatgcaaaagcagggatgtaatgctggagctgtataaaacgctggtgaggccacagttggagtattgcatacagttctgatcaccacattacaggaaagacataattactctggagagagtacagaggagatttacacgaatgttgccagggctcaaaagttgcagctatgaggaaagattggataggctagggttgttttccttagaacagaggaggctgagggacgacttaattgagatgtacaaaattatgaggggcctagatagactagacaggaaggacctgtttccccgagcggacaggtcaattaccagagggtacagatttaaggtaattggcagaaggattagagaggacatgaggaaaaactttttcacctagagggtggtgggtgtctggaattcactgccaggaatggtggtggaggcagataccctcaattcttttaaaaggtacctggacatgcacctgaagtgctgtaaccggcaaggttacggaccaggtgctggaatgtgggattagattggggggctagtttttttcggccggcactgacacgatgagctgaatggcctccttctgtgccgtactttttctttggttctatgtgaaaaagaaaaaaaagatagaATTGTGGAACAGGTTACCAACAAGGCTGGGGCAACAAAAGGCggcagaagatttttttttaaaaaaaggactggATGAATTCCTATTAGGAAGTGGGGTACATGGCTATTAGTTCCAGAATCTGGTAAGAAAAATGATGATTAATTTGGAAGGGTAGATGCACCAGTGGTCTTCCCTTGCCCAAAATATTATAATGTTGCAATGCAATATAAAGGAACTTCTTCAAAAAGGTATGTCTGAACCTATGCCTTTTTTGCTGCATGGAATATCCATCACTGACACATCTGATGATTGCAgtattgtcatagagttatacagcacagaaacaggcctttcagcccatcgtgtccgtgccggccatcaagcacatatctatcctaatcccactttctagcaattggcccgtagccttgtatgctatggcatttcaagtgctcatctaaatacttcttaaatgttgagggttcctgcctctaccaccccttccagattccagccaccctctaggtgaaattttttttcgCCAAATCCCCTCgaatcctcctgccccttaccttaaatctatgtcccctggttattgacccctccgctaatggaaaaagtttatttctatctaacctatcaatgcccctcataattttgtataccccaatcatgtcccccctcagccttggttgctctaaggaaaacaaccccagcctatccaatctctctccatagctgaaatactccagcccaggcaacatcctggtgaatctcctctgcaccctctccagtgcaatcacatccttcctatagtgtggtgcccagaactgtacacagtactccagctgtggtctaactagcattttatacagctccaccaaaacctccctgctcttatattctatgcctcggctaataaaggcaagtatctcatgttccttcctaaccaccttatctacctgtgctgctgccttcagtgatctatggataagtacaccaaggtccctctgtacttcctagggtcctaccatccattgtacattcccttgccttgttagtcctcccaaaatgaatcacctcacacttctcaggattaaattccatttgccactactctgcccatcttaccagcccatctatatcgtcctgtaaactaagactttcctcctcactatttcatgtcatctgcgaacttactgatcatacctccgatattcatgtctaaatcattaatgtacactacaaagagcaaaggtcctagTGCCAATCCCTgtggtccaccactggtcacaggcttccacttgcaaaaacaacccttgaccattaccctctgcctccctccactaagccaattttagatccaatttgccaaacggcccttgatcccatgggctcttaccttcgtcaccaatctcccatgcgggaccttatcaaaagccttactgaagtccatgtagagcttggattagtacttggaactatgatgttgttgctattacagagccttggttgagggaaggacaggattggcagctaaatgttccaggctttagaagcttcaggcgggatagagggggatgtaaaaggggcaggggagttgcattactggttaaggagaatatcacagctgtactgcgggaggacgcctcagaggggtcatgcagcgaggcaatatgtgtggagctcgggaataggaagagtgcagtcacgatgttgggggtttactacaggcctcccaacagccagtgggaggtagaggagcagatatgtagacagatttttgaaagatgtaaaggtaacagggttgtagtggtgggtgattttaacttcccctatattgactgggactcacttagtgctagggtgttggatggggcagaatttgtaaggagcatccaggagggcttcttgaaacaatatgtagatagtccaactagggatggggccatactggacctggtattggggaatgagcccggccaggtggtcgaagtttcagtaggggagcatttcagaaacagtgaccataattccataggttttaaggtacttgtggataaggataagagtagtcctcgggtgaaggtgctaaattgggggaaggctaattataacaatattaggcaggaactgaagaatttagattgggggcggctgtttgagggtaaatcaacatctgacatgtgggagtctttcaaacgtcagttgattagaatccaggaccagcatgttcctgtgaggaagaaggataaatctggcaagtttcgggaaccttggataacgcgagatattgtgagcctagtcaaaaagaaaaaggaagcattcgtaagggctggaaggctaggtacagacgaatcccttgaggaatataaagacagtaggaaggaacttaagcaaggagtcaggagggctaaaaggggtcatgaaaagttattggcaaacagaattaaggaaaatcccaaggctttttatacgcatataaagagcaagagggtaactagggaaagggttggcccactcaaggacagagaagggaatctatgtgtggagccagaggaaatgggtgaggtactaaatgagtactttgcatcagtattcaccaaggagaaggacttggtggatgatgagcctagggaaggaagtgtagatagtctcagtcatctcattatcaaaaaggaggaggtgttgggtgtcttgcaaagcattcaggtagataaatccccagggcctgatgggatctaccccagaatactgagggaggcaagggaagaaattgctggggccttgacagaaatctttgcatcctcattggctacaggtgagatcccagaggactggagaatagccaatgttgttcctttgtttaagaagggtagcaaggataatccaggaaattataggccggtgagccttacgtcagtggtagggaaattattagggaggattcttcgggacaggatttactcccatttggaaacaaatggacttattagcaagaggcagcatggttttgtgaaggggaggtcgtgtctcactaatttgattgagttttttgaggaagtgacaaagatgattgatgaaggaagggcagtggatgttatcaatatggacttcagtaaagcctttgacaaggtccctcatggcagactggtacaaaaggtgaagtcacatgggatcagaggtgagctggcaagatggatacagaactggctctgtcatagaagacagtggaagggtgcttttctgaatggagggatgtgactagtggtgttccacagggatcagtgctaggacctttgctgtttgtagtatatataaatgatttggaggaaaacgtagctggtctgattagtaagtttgcggacgacacaaaggttggtggagttgcggatagtgacgaggattgttagaggatacagcaggatatagatcggttggagacttgggcggagaaatggccgatggagtttaatccggacaaatgtgaagtaatgcattttggaaggtctaatgcacgtgggaagtatacagtaaatggcagaaacattAGGAGTATTGAGAGgagagatatctgggcgtacaggtccacaggtcactgaaagtggcaacgcaggttgataaggtagtcaagaaggcatacagcatgcttgccttcatcggtcagggcatagagtataaaaattggcaagtcatgctgtagctgtacagaactttagttaggccacacttagaatattgtgtgcaattctggtcgccacactaccagaaggacgtagaggctttggagagagtacagaagaggtttaccaggatgttgcctggtctggagggcattagctatgaggagaggttggataagctcgaattgttttcactggaacgacggaggtggaggggcaacatgatagaggtttacaaagttatgagcagcaaggacagagtggatagtcagaagctttttcctagggtggaagagtcagttactaggggacataggtttaaggtgagaggagcaaagttgagaggtgatgtgcgaggcaagttctttacatagagggtggtgagtgcctggaacctgcttccggaggaggtggtggaagcaggtacgatagtgacatttaagaggcatcttgacaaatacatgaataggatgggaatagagggatacggtccccggaagtgcagaaggttttagttcaggcaggcatcaagatcggtgcaggcttggagggccgaatggcctgttcctgtgctgtactgtcctttgtcctttgtacatcaactgctttacgcacatctacacacctggtcacctcgaaaaatgtaatcaagtttgttagacatgatcgccccctgacaaagctatgctgactatccttgattaatctctgcctctccaagtggagattaatcctgtccctcagaattttttccaatattttccctaccattgatgttagtctcactggcctgtaattacctggtttatccctgctgcccttcttgaataatggtaccacattcgctgtgctccaatcctctggtacctctcctgtggccagagaggatttgaacatttgtgtcagagcacttgctatctcctcccttgcctcacttagcagcctgggatacatctcatctgggtttggggatttatccacttttaagcctgctaaaaccattAATACCTTttccctttcaatgctgatttgttcaagtatattacaatccccctccctgatctttacaccgacatcacccttctccatagtgaacacagatgaaaataattcatttaaaacctcacctgcgtagtcctgctccacacacagattgccactttggtccctaatgggccctactctttccatggttatcctcttgcccttaatatatttataaaatgccttgggattttcctttatcttgcccaccagtatttttttcatgccccctcttcactctcctaattacttttttcagcactctgaatctgccataagcctccttttttcccctgatccaatcctctatatcgtttgacatccagggttccctggacttattggtcctacccttcacctttacgggaacatgttggccctgaactctcactatttcctttttgaatgcctttcactggtctgatatagactttcctacaagtagctgctctcagtccactttggccagatcctgttttatcatattgaaatcggccttccccaaatTCAGTATCTTGATTTaaatgtaaattaacttacctaGACTGGGTGGCCATCCTCTGCTGATATTCCAGCTGGTGGTCGGCAGTCCCGCGCCTTCCGATCCCCATTAGGGGATTTGAGGTGAGATactgatggggagtggggaggagtttaattttcagttCAGGAGGGGGTTGTAGTGGAGAAAACATAttccattggctgtggggatgatgggaaggggttgaagggcaaagatgacgttccaccccctccatttaaatgagcccccgcgcaaaatatcgtGGGAACTCAGCGGTGGCCACTCTGCGCGGATGGACCGCCAACTTCAGAGCGCGCCGCTGCGACTGCggggcactcataaaattcagcctgttgaatagGAATGAAACCAGACCAACCTCAGCACCAGAAATGATAAAGGCACACTCTGCCCACTTGACcttacaaagtcctcctcactaacatctggggacttgtgccaaaatagggagagctgtcccattgaccagtcaaacaacagcctgacatagggtTGGATTTTATGCAGCCGGCGGGGTTCCCAACGCTGAGCCAGAAAGGCAGGGAACCCTGCCTCGGCCGTTTTGGGGAACCCCTGGCTGCATTTAATGACGCTCAAGCatgtggccattaattagccacttaagagtCTCAATTGGCCGCTGGGTGGGAAGACTGTCCTCGGCATTCCCTGGCCCAACAAAATTCACTGGTGttgggaaggtgacgggcactccacccccaccttccctcactattttatgggACTCCCACCACCCTGCCCATCCCTAGTCTTACTCCCGTATCATAGCTTACCATCAATGCCCCAGACTCccccatcaccattcccgggtatatCCTGTTCCACCAGCGGGATAGACCCACCAaacatggcagcacagtggtatacaatcaggagggagtggctctggggagtcctcaacattgactccggaccccatgaagtctcatggcatcaggtcaaacatgaaaaggaaacctcctgctgattaccacctaccaccctccctcagctgatgaatcagtacttctcaatcttgaacaccacttggaaacaacactgagggtagcaagggcacagaatgtactctgggtggggggacttcaatgaccatcaccaagagtggctcagtagcacca
The genomic region above belongs to Heterodontus francisci isolate sHetFra1 chromosome 10, sHetFra1.hap1, whole genome shotgun sequence and contains:
- the tlr7 gene encoding toll-like receptor 7, with amino-acid sequence MVVVNSASVLLLHVLFLFTSVSKSTANRWYPRSLPCNVTKSGPAVIVDCSERELHKVPTGFPSNATNITLTINHIPEVNSRSFSGLNNLTEIDLRCNCVPVRLGPKDRVCTKPLRVHRGAFSSLPALKSLYLDGNQLSEIPLGLPPTLTSLSLEANSIFILAKENLSQLTNLETIYLGQNCYYRNPCNTTYQIEPDTFFILNRLTILSLKGNNLTHVPRKLPPSLKQLLLYNNVIKKIKEDDFLDLAELEILDLSGNCPRCYNAPFPCQPCPSPGYIQIPPNAFLRLNNLKILRLHSNSLTAVPSSWFRNTTTLKILDLSQNFLLKEIATAKFLKYLIKLEEIDLSFNYELKLYPTYLNLSNNFSKLESLQSLRIRGYVFKDLREKNLEPLLKLRNLRLLDLGTNFIKAADFQMFTKFRALEVINLSENKISPSSSDSFSGWCGANGHPQGASDFSGSLDQMHYFRYDEFGRSCKFKSKENSPFSPVHKTECSRHGSTLDLSRNNIFFISPSQFQNLSFLRCLNLSGNAVSQTLNGSEFQHLPQLQYLDLSNNRIDLLYESAFQELRELQILDLSNNNHYFEMEGLTHKLDFIQNLTALSKLIMNGNDIHSSADTILNSKSLNVLEFRGNRLDYMWRDGNDMYIKFFKNLHNLTRLDLSGNRLSFILPEVFEHLPPRLRELLLAGNQLTSFNWGKLYLLASVEMLDLGSNELTTVPRVLANCTRTLRKFILTRNKIAKLSKYFLQDATFLRYLDLSYNRLRIIETTSFPESSLHHLEVLLLNGNHFLCTCDAVWFLWWINRTTINIPRLTTDVTCASPKAHRGQSVILVDLHSCEQDYLGVTLYTVTAAIILSLLLISITGHLFSWDVWYSYHYCIAKFKGYRPIATDKATYGAFVAYDTKDSLVADWILKELITNLEERGERRFCLCLEERDWMPGQLVMDNLSQSIHHSRKTIFVLTNFYVTTGNFRTAFYMAHQRLLDEKVDVIILVLLEKVLQRSKYLKLRKRLCRNSVLEWPCNPLAQPLFWQRLRNALATDNRMQHGKLFNEII